Genomic segment of Dermacentor albipictus isolate Rhodes 1998 colony chromosome 5, USDA_Dalb.pri_finalv2, whole genome shotgun sequence:
CACGCCATCAAAATCTTTCAGCAGGGCCACGCGCTGCGAAACGACTTCATGGGCACAATGTTGATCGACTAGGTTCAAGATCGCGGCTCTGCACAAGGCAACACTGCTGGCCATGAGGCGACTAAGCAGGCAGCTCAGTCTGAGAAGTTACAGAATCACGTCCTCCCCATGAACTCCCTAGCGACATTTCTGGCCGTGAAGAAACAGAATTCTGGTTGCAGGGCGCGTTGCTCGGTTCCCCCTGGCTTGCTCCGGCTTCAGGAACTGATGCTGCACGGCACATTCGGACTGAGAGCGCTGTCACTCCGGCAGTCTTCGCATCCTggagatgatgatgaaaaactttatttatccctctttaaagggaagggggcaataaAATAGAGGGTGGGGGGTGGAACTACTTgcagtaggcctcctttatcctctcagcccactccaggatggcctcctgaagatcgggcctggagctgcgcaaggcagcctcccactgctcctcactagatattaattgcttgaggaaagggggaaagggGTACTTAgcgcacccccacatgatgtggtttaagtctgctttcagagagacacagaatttacaagagggagaaaggtaaatggcgggatgaatgcggtggaggaagtaaggggacggaaaggtgcgagtctgcagctgtcgccacagaacttcccacctacgcggggatttgcccatgagtggcggaaagggtAATCGGTCTAATtggtagtgtgtgcagatgtcgtagtgagtaataagtcgatcccacgctgtaaacggcgcctccttcGTGGCGAGGTCCTGGAGAAGGAGACCGCTGCTGAGTCGCTCAAACCTTTTTGAGGGGCTTTACTCTCGCTCATTATTCGCTGCTTTTGTATGTTATTCGTATCGTAGTGCTCGTGCAATTACGTCAGCCTTGTTTTCTTTAGCGTCAGCACTTGGTTTACCGTTGGTTGCTTTGACCAAGACGCTATGAGGGCAGATTCCGGATATAGTGCagtatgtgcatgatgcattgcaATTTTTGTCTGTGTTGGCGATAATTACATCCGTGCCGTTAACTTTATCTACTCTACGACATCTTCTCGCTTCTTGGGCGCACCGCCGAAGTCACCTTCCAGACACCATTGCCTCGTGCCAGCCCTGTTTAGTCCAAGCGAACTAGCTCACTTTATCAAAAATGCGCCGGACTGGTGGCTTTGCCACATTATATTTATATCtgcggcggtgcaccctttacagagGTATAGTACACTGTGGTTAATTTGCGACTATGTTGGAGCTATTTACGCCTGTGCTGTTAATTTTTACCTACTCTATGACTAATTCTCGCTTGTCTCATTTAGGCCTACATTTTGATACCCAATGCGACTCGCTATGACgctctgggggggggggaggtgaaagATCCATTTACTTTCTAGAAGTGGTTACAAAATACCTAGATATACCAAAACCATGTGAAGTCAGCTAAGACATTGTCTTCAACAATTTCAGATGAAAGCCCCCGCTTGTTGCTCGAGAATATAAATCAGGCGCATATATGTCTCTACGTCAGGCGCATTGTGTGCAACATATGTGACTTTCCTAAGCCTACCCATGTAGAACACACTAAACTGCATTGGAAGTGCGCTGTGTaacaaaagagaaataaagaCAGAAAAAATAGAGCAGAGctcgtgacgcatacgtcacgtgggctccggtatgggagaaggcagggaaggagTGTCGAAGGAGTCGAGGCGAATGAAGGGAGCGCCTATGCTGGCGGTGACGCTCCCCTCCTGCTGGCAGCTGCATAGCGGTATGACATTTCAATTTCTCCTGTCTCCTCTAACTGCGAAGAAATTCGAAAAAGATTTATGCGGTAAAACTCTCCCCAGACGGCGCTTTACAGcatccagtgtataaccaaaatttccgATGGGGCCTGATGAGGAGTCCTTTTCGCCAGCCAATGGTAGTAGGCTAGGCGAATCTAGCTTTGACCGAATGTCTTTTGAATGTACCCATTTCACGATGAACGCAGTCTGCTGTCGGAGGAAGCTTCAAGTCtcctatttctttcctttttttcattttttaagggTTTGTAACATAGGAGAGAGGAGTAGGTAGCACCGCACAATTATAAGTGGAAATGGCCGTCTTAAAAATGTCATCGACGATGGAGGCAATATAGGCGGTAAGGTGGTTCCAGTCCATGCTTGTGGTTGGTAGGAAATGATAATACATTATGAAAATACACGTTAGTACAAGTAGGCACGCTAACTTTGAACCGATGGTTGTTGCGCCAAGACATAAGAGGGTGCTGTGAAAATATATTATAGAAAATAAGAAGCCGAGAAGATTTAAGTGGAAATGAAATATCAGGCAAGTTAGGAGAtcatattattattaattaattcattattGATTCACTTGCAGTGGGGCAATAATTAAACAAAATGAAGTGCTCCGAATGGTTGTGGATGGCTTCAATTCAGAGGGATAAGGAACGAACATGCTAGATGGAGAATGCAAATTCGAGTTTCGAACGAACTATAGTGCTTTACATAAAAGGAGCTTTCGGTTAGTAGGGGCGAGGAAGAAGTTGTGCTCTTTGTAAACAAGGGAACGATTAGCGTTACTGATTGCCTGTTCAATATTGGTTTGCCATGAAATTTTCTCGGAGATTTAGaacgccaaggtacttgtaagtgcAAACTTTAGAAAGTGGAACGTTATTAATGAAATAATTACAGGGCACAGGATGAGTCGTATGGTGGGTAGTTCTCACATGTTTACACGCGTTAAGATTAAGGTGCATTATAACGAAGTTTTATAATATGTAGCAACGTTGTTAATGTCATATTGAAATGTAATATGGCCTGCAGAAGTTAGTATTTcacggtaaataacacagtcatgcGCCAATAGTTTCTTAAAGGAAGACATATAGCCGGTTAAATTGTTCATGTAGACGAGAAAAAACAGCGGACCAAAAACAGATCCTTGGTGGGCGCCGGATGCTACAAAACAGGGGGCAGAGTTATGACCGTTAGCTGTTAAAGATGTACGCCCggatgaaaaaaggaaagaaaaaaatgccctCTAACTTCAAACGTTGGTGTGTGTCTAGTTTCAGTGTATTTAGTTTTAGAAGCAAGAGATTCTGGCAAACGGAATCTAACGCTTTGGCAAAGTCTATGAAGGTACACTCGATGAAAGATTATCGCATTCTTGAAGATAATGTACAGACAAGCCCTTAAGCCTTACACTAAGGTGGTTCAGTTGATAGGAAACATAATCAACAGTGTCGCAAAGTTTGCAATACTGCCGTTCGGTGTCTCTTAGGCCGCCCGTCTTGACCTTGTCATCTCGAGGGCACACTAGGTTGAACGAAGTGCGGCGTAAGGGCATCACTACCTTAGGTTCTCCGGACGCTATAGAAGAATGTAGAATAGGCTGAAATTCAGCTACAAATGCGATTTAATTATCCTCATCGTTCAATGGCACTCGGCATGGTGGATTATTGTGAAGAGAAAGTCTCAGTGTCggccgaaaggtgaagcatcattGCGTTAGCAatttagtggacagctatacaaagtaaggatagtagttttgtcgaccgtataaacttataaacataggcatactaactaaattatcaAGCATGGTGTCTCGCGCGCAGAAGCAAACTTgaacacatctctctcgatgaccgaggaaactcgctgtcaaaacgctgaagtgagcgaattgaccttggtGCTGCGTGTCGGacgaacgcgaactaagccgcgaaaataCAGAGcgcggcggactctgtccccgtcgccgATGGATTTCAAGAGAGAGCGGCCGGGGCGCGCGCGCGGCCGCACGGGCCTCCCGAagcagaacccccccccccctcctcctcctcctcctcctcctcctctaacCCTTACCTCAGAGCCTtgagcgcgacggaagacggtgggCTTCCTCTGCGCTGTCCTCCCTTGAGAGCGCGAGTTCGCGGGTTACTTTCGCGCGCTTTCACTcccacatgcagcatacggcgacGATTTTGTTGCCGTTGGACTTTACAGTGAacgtcacggtgacgccgacggcataaatgctcctggagtgtccatacaatagctatcgcaataaaaacaactGGGATAAAGGAGGAAACGCGTGGAGGAGCCGGGGAAGATTATCGGGCACGAGGACATTCGGCGGCGCCATCTTCTGGTAGCGCAGCGCTGAGGTGGTATCAGCGATAACACTCATAATTTCGCCGACGGCGCTCAAACGAAGCACCACGTGACTAACCTGCTGGAGATGTCTGTAAGTGCCTTCAAAACACGGAAATTTGGTAACTGTCAAATGACTGGTCCTGGGTAAACTAAGAACACTTAATACTTTACACATGCCCTATATTTACATGTCAAATTTAACACATGTATAATTGAACGCAGTCGAATACGGTTAGATACGGGAcgttttcctgagcctccttcgagttcaccagacaacatcgaatcgcgccacaggtaattaaggagcgcagaagcacatctaccccgctcccgaggcgcggcacgtgcaaacgagttggcgtcccccacctcgtgcgcctcaggtggagctattcactggttgactcttcccgaaagtgtagcgggatcctgacactgttccaggtaacgtgggtccagaggcaagacggctgtaatgcaccgtgaagccctggcagcaatcccccccgtccgcctttgtgacggcagttgcagaccgggaaggcaataccgcagagagaagtaagcactcggacaattgaggcccaaggagcgaccccctgcaccgggtgtgacacaatcgcacgggcgcctaccattggccgaaaatgccGCCACCTGAGCGGgttcgccgattggccgaacgtgacgtgacttcgagacagcgaaagggttaaaaggCAGAGAGCGGGATCAGCAAGAGAGCAGTCCTTCATTCATctttttcgagcttcttgccacgggccgcagcgtccgagttgctgccggcccgtaatgactttatgaatGTTAATTTCTTtctactctcactgtaaataatgtaaataaacctccagttttcatctcaaagtcctcagCTTCGGCCAACTCtcgcactcaacggcaaggtccaatatctgggggacagcaaatgggattgtcctccagatccaacaataCATACCTTTGTCCCAGAACAACTGACCTTGGAATCCCATAATAGTGTTGGCGTTCTGTTCCCCTTAACAATTTTATTTCTGCACTTGATGTTACTATATGCTATGTTTCAATGTCTAGCATTTTTGTTGTTATAAAGTTTGCGTTGATGTTCGTTGCTGTACCATTCTTGTGAATTCTATATtacacccactcctgctatagcccttgTAGGGTTGCAGTAAGTaaagtgaataaataaacaaataaataaatgttcacTGGCGATTGTGCGGCAAATGCGAGAGGAATgtgttagcattacgtcgcacttcCTTTAAGTCCTGGATCCATTATATAAACCGCGGTCACcacattacaatatatatatatatatatatatatatatatatatatatatatatatatatatatatatatatatatatatatatatatatatatatatatatatatataagggtgcGCTGAGTCGGTCTGTGGCATGAAGAAAGCAAatacgggttttttttttttaaagagcccctcaccaggccccatagcgaattttcgttatacgctggaagttgttatgcgtgctctagggagcattctgccgcaaaaatatttgaaatcggttcattaatagccgaggcagaaatatttcagtgccgcgaacccatgatttcagaaggctaGCTCCACTGcatgaatgagtaaaggcaagacGCAAAAGaaagttgtgagtggcgccggtcctgtcgtttgtgtccttcagtcctggtcttttgcgccttgcctttactcattcaagcatgaaccaataagcccaagcaagagttttactccactgcatagcgagacactctctccactcgccctgtctagcccccgcaagcgaaattccttccctgcgttttccaataccggacctcgaggatcgtgtgacgcatacgccacgggccccgccttcacgtttttttcttctcttttattttattattatgtttttttcGGCGCTGCGCACTTTTGCTGACGGCGTTGTGCGCGAGCTCTTGTGATGCCTCGTTTAGCGCAGCGCACGATTctgtgcgctgtgcacaaggacacatgactagcggtataattcagtgatacactaatactgaggcagaacaagcggatcgtagaccatgatcacgcgctggaacactgtagaaaatAGCATaatttcggtacctgcgcacgcgACCGTGGGCACAAGacgacgaagcggaagtacatctgtCTTGCAtcggtgcgaagtaaaataaAAATCAGGCAGACATTGCGTTTGTGTTTTATCATTTCTCTAAATTTTAATTCGTTTTCAAGTAACAGATCCCAGAAATAACAGGTGCCTcaaataattctcgaagtcacgtgttaCGACGAGCGaggtcacactgcggacacgactacgtaggcgctgagacacgactacgtcaccgtccggcttggaacGCAGTCGCCGCGAGAGAAAGGGAAAacagcgttcggattgaaatttcagacctttccgcggtgCGTTGCGATGTAAgactttgcaaacacgatcgttagcgcgcattgtatgctctgcgtttgtcagctcaaaatggcctgacctggtgagaggccctttaagaaTCACAGaaattttaaaaatcgcctgtggcagataaagCAATTCcggtcattgagctggattattcgaagaggcagacatacTTGCAAGACAAATCAatatgcataatcgactaatccCCAATAAACTTTAATGTAATTACTTTAGGCacactgcaatttacgaattgtataGCTGGTGAGTTTGTAAATATCCACTTGgctacactggaagcatagcgcgcagaaaaacgaaccacaaagaccaGACAGGTTCGTTTTTctgcgcgctatgcttccagtgtagcCATGTTTTACCAACCAGCCTAAGCCTATACTCTTCTGAATGTACACTTGGACCGAATTCTGAAGGTGCCACAGGTTTCAACATATGCACCAGGAAACTGGCGGTAAATATGCAGTAGTTCCAcctacactttcttttttttgtaccaaAACGGCGTCTTATACATTGAGGCATAAAAATAAATGGGATGCCCACGTACTTTCGCTGCAGAGGTTAACACACGTAcatgtgccgaaaaaaaaaaaaaagaacaaggaacTCGGACCTTGCGGACGTCTTTTCTTTATACTTCAGTATCCCTGTGTGTTACCCCTGCAGTGCATAAGTTAACTTACTGTCATGCCATGCGAATTAGCCCCTGTCGAAACACCATGTGTATACTTCGTATCCCACTTTGGGAATGAGTACCTCGAAACTGTTGTCACCCTGAAAATTCGTTGCAAGTGGATGAACTCGCCAGCTGCAATCCGCACATTGAAATatgcgccgcaaaaaaaaaagaaaagaaaagaaagatgacttgaattatggggttttaagtgacaaaaccactttctgattatgaggcacgccgtagtgggggactccggaaatttggaccatctagggttaaagttatatatatatatatatatatatatatatatatatatatatatatatatatatatatatatatatatatatatatatatatatatatatatatatatatatatatatatatatatatatatatatatatatatatatgagtgacCATCGTAAGTATCGTTATACACAGCTTTGTGAAGACTgcatcgaagtcaaaaacgatgcaggctactttcctgtccaaacaagatgacGGCTGAGCTGAGCAGGACGCCTGAAAAGCCGACAGGAAGGTtgtctgcgcacaagaaaacgtagacACGATGTCCTACCCCCTTAATGTAAGCTACATCGTGCTTTTCATTGGTTTGCAGGCGCAAATacttaaaatacagaaataatgtgtACTCCTCTGAACTTTTTCTTGTCGCCGTGAGGCGGTGTCACGTCGCAGAAGCGTCTTCCGTGcgtcttccagacggcttgaaacgcGTTCGATTACATGGCCTCGAAGATGTCTACTTAGCTGTCTACGAAGGCTGTCTCCGATGCCCCAAATAGCAAACAGTACAACTGAAGCGTAAGGAAGAACATTCGCCAGAACATCGCGTCACAATCTGTATTACGGTACTATAGTATTATATTAGTAGTATATCATATTATGTATAATTAtgatattatatattattatattagtaGTATTAGAGTAATACCTGTATTAtagttatattattattatattacaaAGATATATAGTTATTATATTATagttaaaatatatatatagttattatattttacaaaaaagagcacttcgaaTAATAACACATAGTAAACACACAGATAGATCCGCTCCGCTCTTTCGTCACTTAGACATTACACCTTTCTTTGCTATGCGGGATTTCAAACTAGCTTGTGTGGTTATACATATACTAAAGCATAACATCCCACTATCATCATCTGTTTTTGTACATCCATCCCGTCCAACTGGAAATTTTTTCAATTGTCGATTTAACCTTCCAGCTGTTAATAATGTGTACGGTAAAAGAACGATCGCCTATGCCACTGCTAAAATTTGGAACCAGCTGCCTGCTAACTTAAAAGTAGGTCAATTCTCCATCGCCgatataaaaaaatttttccgAAGCCATCAATATTCGACTCCACTAAAAGTCTGTGTTTTCTATGTGTTTTCTCTTTGATGCATacttcctttttttaattttttcttttttttatgttgtcctCTTAACTATTGTATAATTTCTTGAGCATTTCGCCTGCCTTTGTGTATAACTGTAGTATAAATGCTGTTACATGAATCCTGTGTAAAATACTGAGTTGTCTCGCCATAATTATAtttcgcacttcctgcatgggccCAAGTCTAGCCGAGAAGGCTAAGGGCCCAGATGATTCACATGTATTTCTTATTAGtcgtttgaataaactgatttttGAATTTGAATTTTGCATTTGAATAGTACACCAATTTGTATTTATAGACATTCTATAACGGCAGGCATTACACCGGTTGAGTgtgttgaaagtcgcaaacgaCCCGTGGATGGGGGCCCAACAACGCAAGAGAGAGGGAGtcggcgaacggacgaggggcGCCCCACTGCACCCCGTCCCGGCCGGCGCCTCTACCCGCAAGTTGATCCATTCCACCGGCTTTTCGGCGAACCGCCTACTGAGTGCGAGGCGCCGGCGCCCCAGTCGGGGACGAAGGCGTCGGTGCGGCCAACAGAGAAGGTGAACTgtgtttcttctctctttcctttttcctttcttcaatctatcttttgtaaataaaccagtctcgaaacggatcccaacgagtgaagttctTCGAGACTCCTGCGTGCATGGCCGACGCCGTCCTGCTTAGCAGCAAAAGTTAGCGCAGTCGTCCAAGTGCGACAGCAATTAGAATCAGCCCAACGGCGCGAGCATTCATTCGCAGAGAGTTTTGCATGAATTCATGGCAATGGGTTATACAGATATTGAGCTAAGTAGCACATGCATGTGTTATTTGTACCAACACACATAAGTTATTTCGTTGTAAAGATATCAACAGTAGATTGAAACAATTCACAAAAACCTCACTTTAACCTTCACTAACACAAGACAGCATGCGTGCCACTTGTAGTTTTTCTCTGGTACTGAACACATAGCTGAAACGTATTCTTCAGGGAAAAGACACTTGAAAAATAAAGATACTGGTGTAATATTGTATGGTTAGTACTACATATATAGCCATATATTACCACTTTTTATGGCTACGCATAAGCGAGTTTTGCCTACATTACAGTGTTAAATCGTGTTACAGTGTTAAACCTCGGCATATCTCAGTATGCATCGCCACGAGCTATAGTTCATTATACCACGAGCAAACAAACCTCAGGATGCAGTTTCATACTCATCATCCGTGGACGAAGTCAAACAGCGTGCGACTTCACATTCTCCTATTGTAATGACATTGTACTTTTTCAAATGTTTCCGTTGGTGGCGTATTTGATACACAATATTCACCAGCTAGTGTTTTGCCCCGCGAGGTGTAGTTGCGCTTCAGTCCCACAGAACCGCATTTCCGCCTCGGCTTCGCAACCATGTGAATTGACCTTGATAGTGACAGCGCGGCATCCTCTTCGCTCACTAAGTTGAGCCTGTCGTGTCGcctaaagtgaaaaaaaaaaaaactaaatatatcTGGAGACTTAAGCGTAGCCCGAATGCATCGTGCCCGCAAGAAGGTGGCGAAGCGCCCGAGCAAAGCGACGCTTGCCTGCAAGCCGCCCGGGTACAGAAAAGCACGTCGTTAGGTGAAGGCGACGGCAGAAGAACGAGAAGCTGTACGTGCTATGACACACGCTGAGATGGAGACTTCGTAGCATAGCTTCATGGGGCGTCAGAATATTTACATTTAACGTTTATTGTCCCTGTAACTAATAGTTCATCTACGCCGCGCACGCACGCAGCAACTTCGCATGTATTACAGGCACTTGAGTTTCAACATGACAACGCGCCATCAGTTCAAAACATATCGCAGGCGCAGCTAAGAACATTAGAAATGACACAGTAATTCTTTTTCTTCGGCCACAAGTAGACTAAAGATGGCTGTTGCTGGCCTTTCTCAACACAATTAGCTTCTAAGGCGCTTTTAGAACGTCACGTAGAAATTCCATAAACTTGTTCAGCTCACACGGGTTATCTATCTTGTCCGTAGAGACGAGATAAGGCTCTTCTTGGGCGCGGTACAGCACTCGCACGCGTTCCGTAGGGCCATCCCCGTACACCTCGATCAGGATGCTGGCGCAGAAGCACGGCCGGACGTCGTGCGATCCGTTCAGAAGCTTGAGAGCCGAAAACACGCTCGTGTCGGACATGGAGAACATGTGCATCCTGTCGGGACGCTCGACGCGCTTCTCGAATTTGTCCGCGAGGGTGTCCAGCACCTGTCCCAGCACGTATGACGCGAACGGCCGCTCGTAACCCACGAGCAACTGCGCGAACACCGTCCGGTCCGCCCACAGCAAGTCGTCCCACATGGGCTCGGCCCAATCCGGCACGGGGTTGCCGTTGAGCACGTGAGTGACCAGGCTGTCCAGGACGAGGAACTTGTCCCTGTCGTCCCGCCACGGCGCCCCGGTCTTCTTGGCGGCGAAGGCGACCAGGTCTCCCAGCGTCTTGAAGTCGCCTCGACCGGGCCCCTTGAGCGCCTTGTCAATGTTGTCGTTCACGCTGCTGAAAAAGGGGACGTCGTACCGGGTTGGGTCGACGCTGGTCGCAGCCGCGGGCACACCCAGGCCACGCAAGGTCTCCTTCAGGCTGTCCCGGCATCGATCCAAGCCGACGTGCGTGGCCACTACCTGATCTGGCGTGTCCGAGGCCTCCAGAAATGCCTTGTAGCGGTCCCGCAGCAGCTGGCCCAGAATGAAGGTCTGCTCCCGACCTTTCGCGGTGAGTTGGCCGTAGTCGACGGGTTCGCTTTTCGGCAGGTTCTGGCAGCTCATGATGGGAGTCCGCTGGCCGTGCCGGCTGATAACGAACACGTAGAGCAGGTTGTCGGGCGGCCCCTGAGGCTGTTTTGCAGCGGCGGAACCGGGAGTCGACATTGCCGCTGTCCTTCCTCAACGCCTTTTCCTACTTAGACCACCTCTCCCGTTTTCTTTCGGAAATAAAAGCTAGTACGCGTATCTTGCACACGTTATAACTGCCGTCGCGCGTCTCTCTGCTTGCCCGTCCTGTCGGTCCTGCACTCGCTCCCAGTAGTGCACCGCTCTCTCACCTTGGGAAGAGTGCCAGCGGCGAGTCGATTATTGCAGTCGAGCA
This window contains:
- the LOC135905926 gene encoding testicular acid phosphatase-like, encoding MSTPGSAAAKQPQGPPDNLLYVFVISRHGQRTPIMSCQNLPKSEPVDYGQLTAKGREQTFILGQLLRDRYKAFLEASDTPDQVVATHVGLDRCRDSLKETLRGLGVPAAATSVDPTRYDVPFFSSVNDNIDKALKGPGRGDFKTLGDLVAFAAKKTGAPWRDDRDKFLVLDSLVTHVLNGNPVPDWAEPMWDDLLWADRTVFAQLLVGYERPFASYVLGQVLDTLADKFEKRVERPDRMHMFSMSDTSVFSALKLLNGSHDVRPCFCASILIEVYGDGPTERVRVLYRAQEEPYLVSTDKIDNPCELNKFMEFLRDVLKAP